A section of the Acropora muricata isolate sample 2 chromosome 4, ASM3666990v1, whole genome shotgun sequence genome encodes:
- the LOC136914243 gene encoding STAGA complex 65 subunit gamma-like has protein sequence MAATDSVEQGNVQRHWGELQQLLPKTIPLHIDMAEPKAAEYEVPRLHQPSCEHFPPKDELPAKFMASVKPPLDKHSQNLTLHCIELQHHKRRMRLMLMAAQHQYGEGGKSESSDASSLPAHPPRSKRFCSSQGIITPPTQSTILSRAQETPSTLEQNSTLTCAELDSVSNRHLLMQSVATLCALAGFDMASESALEILTDILDDFNTKFCRLLRMRVDNQSMHGRTGFPDAMEYALHEIGLGGYSGIHKYWTQGIQDYVLRLDQEDLEMINEYKSFFDPVTRASSESTQEGHSGQGYTFKSELDMKGNGTFYKMSVGTDTSDQTSDFAHLSPYAVVPNGSMTGGGNSDPTSPNWGMTYIKTEGEEEETFDDPITGVPKTPQS, from the exons ATGGCGGCCACGGATTCTGTCGAGCAAGGCAATGTTCAAAGACATTGGGGAGAACTTCAACAGCTTTTACCGAAGACGATTCCGCTACATATTGATATGGCAGAGCCTAAAGCAGCAGAATATGAAGTTCCAAGGCTTCATCAGCCTTCTTGCGAGCACTTTCCACCCAAAGACGA aCTTCCTGCAAAGTTCATGGCATCTGTGAAGCCTCCATTGGACAAACACTCACAAAACCTAACACTACATTGCATCGAGCTTCAGCATCATAAGCGACGTATGCGACTGATGTTGATGGCTGCGCAGCACCAGTATGGAGAAGGAGGG AAATCAGAGAGTTCTGATGCATCTTCCCTCCCGGCTCACCCACCAAGATCAAAGAGATTTTGTTCCAGTCAAGGCATTATAACACCACCTACACAGTCTACTATTCTCTCAAGAGCCCAGGAAACTCccag CACTCTTGAACAGAATTCTACACTAACATGTGCAGAGTTGGACAGCGTCTCCAACAGACATTTACTGATGCAGTCTGTTGCTACCTTATGTGCATTGGCAGGATTTGACA TGGCCAGTGAGTCAGCTTTGGAGATTCTTACAGACATCTTAGATGACTTCAACACTAAATTTTGTCGTCTTTTAAGAATGAGGGTTGACAACCAATCCATGCATGGTAGAACTGGTTTTCCA GATGCAATGGAGTATGCCCTGCATGAGATAGGCCTTGGAGGGTATTCAGGAATTCATAAATATTGGACACAGGGTATTCAGGACTATGTTCTCAGGTTGGATCAAGAAGACTTGGAAATGATAAACGAGTACAAGTCATTCTTT GATCCAGTGACAAGAGCCTCTTCAGAGAGCACCCAAGAAGGACATTCTGGCCAAGGATATAC ATTCAAAAGTGAATTAGACATGAAAGGAAATGGCACCTTCTACAAAATGTCTGTTGGG aCGGACACTTCAGATCAAACGTCAGATTTCGCCCATTTAAG ccCCTATGCAGTTGTGCCTAACGGATCAATGACAG GTGGGGGAAACAGCGACCCAACATCGCCTAACTGGGGTATGACTTACATCAAG ACCGAaggcgaagaagaagaaacttTCGACGAT